One window of the Trifolium pratense cultivar HEN17-A07 linkage group LG2, ARS_RC_1.1, whole genome shotgun sequence genome contains the following:
- the LOC123908220 gene encoding CBL-interacting serine/threonine-protein kinase 21 isoform X1 yields MVSTKSIGKYRVRETIGEGTFSKVKLAFNSSNGEKVAIKVIDKQMVLKNNLRYQVQSEITTMKLLNHPNIVRIHEVIGTKTKIYIVMEYVSGGQLLDKMSYANKLDECEARKLFQQLIDTVDYCHNKGVYHRDLKPENLLLDSKGNLKVSDFGLSALAKFDDVLNTKCGSPCYVAPEVRSSGGGECLGVRGNIWQQQHAKEILGLPNRKRASHGLYGIHVLLLILTLILPHEQVLMNKGYDGAAVDVWSCGVILFELLAGFLPFDDQNLMGLYHKICRAEYTCPPWFTISQKKLIAKILEPRSEKRITISDIIENEWFKKDYQPVRACEFDTIINLDEDSAAFDSIEEKTTNSTITKSSSFINAFQLIAMFQDFDLSSLFEEQDHKKQITMLGSQHTITETVEKIEAAATDVRLSVEKMNNFKMKMHPKLSMTRCSRSYFDLSAEVIEVAPTHCVIQISKSAGDLRMYNRFCESLSSLLKENSNMPSQGPDSVDQCDAGSIEKQDAECYEKPNSEDIRGYKSA; encoded by the exons ATGGTTTCAACAAAAAGTATAGGAAAGTATAGAGTTAGGGAGACCATAGGAGAAGGTACATTCTCTAAGGTTAAACTTGCTTTCAATAGTAGCAATGGTGAGAAGGTAGCAATCAAGGTCATTGACAAACAAATGGTCTTGAAAAACAATCTTAGGTATCAG GTACAAAGTGAGATTACAACAATGAAACTTCTAAATCATCCTAATATTGTTAGAATTCATGAG GTTATTggcacaaaaacaaaaatatacatTGTGATGGAATATGTATCAGGAGGTCAACTATTGGACAAAATG TCCTATGCCAATAAGTTAGATGAATGTGAGGCAAGAAAATTATTCCAGCAACTTATTGACACGGTCGACTACTGCCATAATAAGGGGGTTTATCACCGCGATTTAAAG CCTGAAAATTTGCTGCTTGACAGCAAGGGAAACCTAAAAGTGTCTGATTTTGGATTAAGTGCATTGGCAAAG TTTGACGATGTTTTAAACACAAAGTGTGGATCCCCGTGCTACGTGGCTCCCGAGGTAAGATCGAGTGGAGGAGGAGAGTGTTTAGGAGTCCGAGGGAACATCTGGCAACAACAACATGCTAAAGAGATCCTCGGACTCCCCAACAGAAAGAGAGCAAGTCACGGCTTATACGGGATACAtgtattattattgattttgaCCCTTATACTTCCTCATGAGCAGGTGCTGATGAACAAAGGGTATGATGGAGCAGCTGTTGATGTTTGGTCATGTGGTGTGATCCTTTTTGAGTTACTTGCTGGTTTTCTACCATTTGATGACCAGAATTTGATGGGTTTATACCATAAG ATATGCAGAGCAGAATATACTTGCCCCCCGTGGTTTACTATAAGTCAAAAGAAACTAATTGCCAAAATACTTGAACCGCGTTCTGAAAAG CGGATAACTATTTCAGATATTATTGAAAATGAGTGGTTTAAAAAAGATTATCAACCTGTTCGCGCGTGTGAATTTGACACGATCATTAACTTGGATGAAGATAGTGCTGCTTTCGACTCAATTGAG GAGAAAACTACAAATTCAACGATAACCAAGTCCTCGAGCTTCATTAATGCATTTCAACTGATAGCCATGTTTCAGGACTTTGATCTATCGTCCCTTTTCGAAGAACAG GATCACAAGAAGCAGATAACAATGCTTGGATCACAACACACAATCACTGAAACAGTAGAAAAAATAGAAGCTGCTGCAACAGATGTGAGACTGTCGGTAGAGAAAATGAACAACTTTAAG ATGAAAATGCACCCGAAACTGTCAATGACTAGGTGTTCAAGATCATACTTTGACCTATCAGCTGAG GTGATAGAAGTTGCTCCAACTCATTGTGTTATACAAATATCAAAATCTGCAGGAGATCTAAGAATGTACAATAGA TTTTGTGAAAGTTTATCAAGTCTGCTGAAAGAAAATTCTAACATGCCATCACAAGGCCCAGACTCTGTGGATCAATGCGACGCTGGCAGTATAGAAAAGCAAGATGCTGAATG TTATGAAAAGCCAAATAGTGAAGATATCCGTGGCTATAAATCTGCTTGA
- the LOC123908220 gene encoding CBL-interacting serine/threonine-protein kinase 21 isoform X3, with product MKLLNHPNIVRIHEVIGTKTKIYIVMEYVSGGQLLDKMSYANKLDECEARKLFQQLIDTVDYCHNKGVYHRDLKPENLLLDSKGNLKVSDFGLSALAKFDDVLNTKCGSPCYVAPEVRSSGGGECLGVRGNIWQQQHAKEILGLPNRKRASHGLYGIHVLLLILTLILPHEQVLMNKGYDGAAVDVWSCGVILFELLAGFLPFDDQNLMGLYHKICRAEYTCPPWFTISQKKLIAKILEPRSEKRITISDIIENEWFKKDYQPVRACEFDTIINLDEDSAAFDSIEEKTTNSTITKSSSFINAFQLIAMFQDFDLSSLFEEQDHKKQITMLGSQHTITETVEKIEAAATDVRLSVEKMNNFKMKMHPKLSMTRCSRSYFDLSAEVIEVAPTHCVIQISKSAGDLRMYNRFCESLSSLLKENSNMPSQGPDSVDQCDAGSIEKQDAECYEKPNSEDIRGYKSA from the exons ATGAAACTTCTAAATCATCCTAATATTGTTAGAATTCATGAG GTTATTggcacaaaaacaaaaatatacatTGTGATGGAATATGTATCAGGAGGTCAACTATTGGACAAAATG TCCTATGCCAATAAGTTAGATGAATGTGAGGCAAGAAAATTATTCCAGCAACTTATTGACACGGTCGACTACTGCCATAATAAGGGGGTTTATCACCGCGATTTAAAG CCTGAAAATTTGCTGCTTGACAGCAAGGGAAACCTAAAAGTGTCTGATTTTGGATTAAGTGCATTGGCAAAG TTTGACGATGTTTTAAACACAAAGTGTGGATCCCCGTGCTACGTGGCTCCCGAGGTAAGATCGAGTGGAGGAGGAGAGTGTTTAGGAGTCCGAGGGAACATCTGGCAACAACAACATGCTAAAGAGATCCTCGGACTCCCCAACAGAAAGAGAGCAAGTCACGGCTTATACGGGATACAtgtattattattgattttgaCCCTTATACTTCCTCATGAGCAGGTGCTGATGAACAAAGGGTATGATGGAGCAGCTGTTGATGTTTGGTCATGTGGTGTGATCCTTTTTGAGTTACTTGCTGGTTTTCTACCATTTGATGACCAGAATTTGATGGGTTTATACCATAAG ATATGCAGAGCAGAATATACTTGCCCCCCGTGGTTTACTATAAGTCAAAAGAAACTAATTGCCAAAATACTTGAACCGCGTTCTGAAAAG CGGATAACTATTTCAGATATTATTGAAAATGAGTGGTTTAAAAAAGATTATCAACCTGTTCGCGCGTGTGAATTTGACACGATCATTAACTTGGATGAAGATAGTGCTGCTTTCGACTCAATTGAG GAGAAAACTACAAATTCAACGATAACCAAGTCCTCGAGCTTCATTAATGCATTTCAACTGATAGCCATGTTTCAGGACTTTGATCTATCGTCCCTTTTCGAAGAACAG GATCACAAGAAGCAGATAACAATGCTTGGATCACAACACACAATCACTGAAACAGTAGAAAAAATAGAAGCTGCTGCAACAGATGTGAGACTGTCGGTAGAGAAAATGAACAACTTTAAG ATGAAAATGCACCCGAAACTGTCAATGACTAGGTGTTCAAGATCATACTTTGACCTATCAGCTGAG GTGATAGAAGTTGCTCCAACTCATTGTGTTATACAAATATCAAAATCTGCAGGAGATCTAAGAATGTACAATAGA TTTTGTGAAAGTTTATCAAGTCTGCTGAAAGAAAATTCTAACATGCCATCACAAGGCCCAGACTCTGTGGATCAATGCGACGCTGGCAGTATAGAAAAGCAAGATGCTGAATG TTATGAAAAGCCAAATAGTGAAGATATCCGTGGCTATAAATCTGCTTGA
- the LOC123908220 gene encoding CBL-interacting serine/threonine-protein kinase 21 isoform X2, with protein sequence MVSTKSIGKYRVRETIGEGTFSKVKLAFNSSNGEKVAIKVIDKQMVLKNNLRYQVQSEITTMKLLNHPNIVRIHEVIGTKTKIYIVMEYVSGGQLLDKMSYANKLDECEARKLFQQLIDTVDYCHNKGVYHRDLKPENLLLDSKGNLKVSDFGLSALAKFDDVLNTKCGSPCYVAPEVLMNKGYDGAAVDVWSCGVILFELLAGFLPFDDQNLMGLYHKICRAEYTCPPWFTISQKKLIAKILEPRSEKRITISDIIENEWFKKDYQPVRACEFDTIINLDEDSAAFDSIEEKTTNSTITKSSSFINAFQLIAMFQDFDLSSLFEEQDHKKQITMLGSQHTITETVEKIEAAATDVRLSVEKMNNFKMKMHPKLSMTRCSRSYFDLSAEVIEVAPTHCVIQISKSAGDLRMYNRFCESLSSLLKENSNMPSQGPDSVDQCDAGSIEKQDAECYEKPNSEDIRGYKSA encoded by the exons ATGGTTTCAACAAAAAGTATAGGAAAGTATAGAGTTAGGGAGACCATAGGAGAAGGTACATTCTCTAAGGTTAAACTTGCTTTCAATAGTAGCAATGGTGAGAAGGTAGCAATCAAGGTCATTGACAAACAAATGGTCTTGAAAAACAATCTTAGGTATCAG GTACAAAGTGAGATTACAACAATGAAACTTCTAAATCATCCTAATATTGTTAGAATTCATGAG GTTATTggcacaaaaacaaaaatatacatTGTGATGGAATATGTATCAGGAGGTCAACTATTGGACAAAATG TCCTATGCCAATAAGTTAGATGAATGTGAGGCAAGAAAATTATTCCAGCAACTTATTGACACGGTCGACTACTGCCATAATAAGGGGGTTTATCACCGCGATTTAAAG CCTGAAAATTTGCTGCTTGACAGCAAGGGAAACCTAAAAGTGTCTGATTTTGGATTAAGTGCATTGGCAAAG TTTGACGATGTTTTAAACACAAAGTGTGGATCCCCGTGCTACGTGGCTCCCGAG GTGCTGATGAACAAAGGGTATGATGGAGCAGCTGTTGATGTTTGGTCATGTGGTGTGATCCTTTTTGAGTTACTTGCTGGTTTTCTACCATTTGATGACCAGAATTTGATGGGTTTATACCATAAG ATATGCAGAGCAGAATATACTTGCCCCCCGTGGTTTACTATAAGTCAAAAGAAACTAATTGCCAAAATACTTGAACCGCGTTCTGAAAAG CGGATAACTATTTCAGATATTATTGAAAATGAGTGGTTTAAAAAAGATTATCAACCTGTTCGCGCGTGTGAATTTGACACGATCATTAACTTGGATGAAGATAGTGCTGCTTTCGACTCAATTGAG GAGAAAACTACAAATTCAACGATAACCAAGTCCTCGAGCTTCATTAATGCATTTCAACTGATAGCCATGTTTCAGGACTTTGATCTATCGTCCCTTTTCGAAGAACAG GATCACAAGAAGCAGATAACAATGCTTGGATCACAACACACAATCACTGAAACAGTAGAAAAAATAGAAGCTGCTGCAACAGATGTGAGACTGTCGGTAGAGAAAATGAACAACTTTAAG ATGAAAATGCACCCGAAACTGTCAATGACTAGGTGTTCAAGATCATACTTTGACCTATCAGCTGAG GTGATAGAAGTTGCTCCAACTCATTGTGTTATACAAATATCAAAATCTGCAGGAGATCTAAGAATGTACAATAGA TTTTGTGAAAGTTTATCAAGTCTGCTGAAAGAAAATTCTAACATGCCATCACAAGGCCCAGACTCTGTGGATCAATGCGACGCTGGCAGTATAGAAAAGCAAGATGCTGAATG TTATGAAAAGCCAAATAGTGAAGATATCCGTGGCTATAAATCTGCTTGA
- the LOC123907019 gene encoding xylose isomerase, which yields MKSGNILLLLLCFNVFYYAVIGAPQTCPATNDAKCGDSDDWEGDFFPGIPKIKYEGPTSKNPLSFKWYNAEEEILGKKMKDWFRFSVAFWHTFRGTGGDPFGAATKHWPWEDGTNSLSMAKRRMRANFEFINKLGVDFWCFHDRDIAPDAPTLEETNANLDEVVALAQELQTKGKKSVLWGTAQLFMHPRYMHGAATSSELEVYAYAAAQVKKAMEATHFLGGENYVFWGGREGYQSLLNTDMERELNHLARFLEAAVAHKKKIGFNGTLLIEPKPQEPTKHQYDWDAATTANFLRKYGLIGEFKLNIECNHATLSGHSCHHELETARINGLLGNIDANTGDPQVGWDTDQFLVDIQEATMIMLSVIRNNGIAPGGFNFDAKLRRESTDVEDLFIAHIVGMDTMARGLRNAAKLVEDGALAELVRKRYQSFDSEIGAQIEAGKADFDLLEKKVKEWGEPKVASAKQELAEMIFQSAM from the exons ATGAAATCTGGGAATATATTATTGCTTCTTCTTTGTTTCAATGTCTTCTATTATGCAGTG ATTGGTGCACCTCAGACATGTCCTGCTACCAATGATGCTAAATGCGGTGATTCGGATGATTGGGAAGGGGATTTTTTTCCTGGCATTCCCAAAATTAAATATGAG GGACCTACCAGTAAGAATCCACTTTCATTTAAATGGTATAATGCAGAGGAGGAAATTCttgggaagaagatgaag GATTGGTTCAGATTTAGTGTTGCATTTTGGCATACATTCCGTGGAACAGGTGGTGACCCTTTCGGTGCAGCTACCAAACATTGGCCATGGGAAGATGGTACCAATTCATTAAGCATGGCTAAACGAAGAA TGAGAGCAAATTTTGAGTTCATAAACAAACTTGGAGTCGATTTTTGGTGCTTCCATGATAGAGATATAGCTCCTGATGCACCGACTCTTGAG GAAACTAATGCAAACTTGGATGAAGTAGTGGCGCTTGCTCAAGAGCTTCAGACTAAG GGTAAAAAGAGCGTTTTGTGGGGAACAGCTCAGTTGTTCATGCATCCTCGCTATATGCATGGTGCTGCTACTAG CTCCGAGTTAGAGGTGTATGCATATGCTGCTGCTCAAGTAAAGAAGGCCATGGAG GCGACACATTTTTTGGGGGGAGAAAATTACGTATTTTGGGGCGGTCGTGAGGGTTACCAATCTCTTTTGAACACAGATATGGAACGAGAGCTTAATCATTTG GCTAGATTTCTTGAAGCTGCTGTTGCACACAAAAAGAAGATTGGATTCAATG GGACACTTTTAATTGAACCAAAGCCACAAGAACCTACAAAACACCA GTATGATTGGGATGCCGCAACTACAGCTAATTTCTTGCGAAAATATGGACTTATAG GGGAATTCAAACTTAACATTGAGTGCAACCATGCCACCTTATCCGGTCACAG TTGTCATCACGAGCTTGAAACTGCAAGGATTAATGGATTGTTGGGTAATATTGATGCAAATACTGGTGATCCTCAAGTTG GTTGGGACACAGATCAGTTTCTTGTAGATATTCAAGAAGCAACAATGATTATGCTCAGCGTTATCAGAAAT AATGGAATTGCACCAGGTGGATTCAACTTTGATGCCAAATT GCGGAGAGAGAGCACAGATGTTGAAGACTTGTTCATAGCCCATATTGTTGGAATGGATACAATGGCCCGAGGCCTCAGAAATGCTGCTAAGCTAGTTGAG GACGGTGCTCTGGCTGAGCTTGTCCGCAAGCGTTATCAGAGTTTTGACTCAGAAATCGGGGCACAGATAGAG GCTGGAAAAGCTGACTTTGATTTGCTCGAGAAGAAGGTCAAGGAATGGGGAGAGCCAAAGGTTGCTTCGGCAAAACAG GAGCTAGCTGAGATGATCTTCCAGTCTGCTATGTAA
- the LOC123908422 gene encoding ADP-ribosylation factor 1: MGLVFTRLFSSVFGNKEARILVLGLDNAGKTTILYRLQMGEVVSTIPTIGFNVETVQYNNIKFQVWDLGGQTSIRPYWRCYFPNTQAIIYVVDSSDTDRLVIAREEFHAILEEEELKGAVVLIFANKQDLPGALDDAAVTESLELHKIKNRQWAIFKTSAIKGEGLFEGLDWLSNTLKSGGS; the protein is encoded by the exons ATGGGATTAGTGTTTACAAGATTGTTTTCATCTGTTTTCGGTAACAAAGAAGCTCGAATTCTTGTTCTCGGTCTCGACAATGCCGGAAAAACTACTATTCTCT ATCGGCTTCAGATGGGAGAAGTTGTCTCTACCATTCCAA CGATCGGGTTTAATGTTGAAACTGTGCAGTATAACAACATTAAATTTCAAGTTTGGGATTTAG GTGGGCAAACAAGTATCAG GCCATATTGGAGGTGTTACTTTCCAAATACTCAAGCAATAATCTATGTTGTGGATTCAAGTGACACTGATAGGCTTGTGATAGCTAGGGAGGAGTTCCATGCAATTCTGGAG GAAGAAGAACTAAAAGGTGCAGTTGTTCTCATTTTTGCAAACAAACAG GACCTTCCTGGTGCCCTTGATGATGCTGCAGTAACGGAGTCTCTTGAGTTGCACAAGATTAAAAACCGCCAATGGGCTATATTTAAAACTTCTGCTATCAAAGGCGAAGGACTTTTTGAGGGCCTCGACTG GTTGAGCAATACACTCAAATCTGGAGGTAGCTGA